Proteins from a genomic interval of Caulobacter sp. SL161:
- a CDS encoding ABC transporter permease, producing MHTLAVYLREARAQVLATWRTPQFMVPSVILPLLFYGVMGLGLSKGREEIAHMMLANYVIFAAIAPAMFGFGAGVAAEREAKLVELKQIAPLPAGGYLAGRLAAALALIAVAIALLGGLAYVGGVRMEPWQWAATLGLGLGSTIPFALIGLNLGLRMGSQGATALTNLVFLGFSLFGGLWIPLQAMPAWFGKIAVFTPSYHFGQLSQMTSGMQPFADVERHVSILAAMTLAALIGAVMAWRRQDA from the coding sequence ATGCACACCCTAGCCGTCTATCTCCGTGAAGCCCGCGCCCAGGTCCTGGCCACCTGGCGTACGCCCCAGTTCATGGTTCCCAGCGTGATCCTGCCACTGCTGTTCTATGGCGTGATGGGTCTGGGCCTCAGCAAGGGGCGCGAAGAGATCGCCCACATGATGCTGGCCAACTATGTGATTTTCGCCGCCATCGCGCCGGCGATGTTCGGCTTCGGCGCCGGCGTGGCCGCCGAGCGCGAAGCCAAGCTGGTGGAACTGAAGCAGATCGCGCCCCTGCCGGCGGGCGGGTATCTGGCCGGACGTCTGGCGGCGGCGCTGGCGCTGATCGCCGTGGCGATCGCCCTTCTGGGCGGGCTGGCCTATGTCGGCGGCGTCCGGATGGAGCCCTGGCAGTGGGCCGCGACCCTGGGCCTGGGTCTGGGCTCGACAATCCCCTTCGCCCTGATCGGCCTGAACCTTGGTCTGCGCATGGGCTCACAGGGGGCGACCGCCCTGACCAACCTGGTGTTCTTGGGCTTCAGCCTCTTCGGCGGCCTGTGGATCCCTTTGCAGGCCATGCCCGCCTGGTTCGGCAAGATCGCCGTGTTCACGCCCTCGTACCACTTCGGCCAGCTGTCGCAGATGACTTCGGGGATGCAGCCCTTCGCCGATGTCGAGCGCCATGTTTCGATCCTCGCCGCCATGACGCTCGCAGCCCTGATCGGCGCCGTGATGGCCTGGCGCCGGCAGGACGCTTGA
- a CDS encoding sensor histidine kinase, giving the protein MTIQARDIADMNTGGASRNISQVGAPDPNAPVAGESFIRRNWSLVFLVYLPFYFISWLYRTPDPLEVTASFIGLAVFLGLFASIHLRKRPLALWQVLAIFGVGLALSPFKSTWSVYTIYAMAYAARLPSRRVALRAMIGMQLVVLVVGLAFLRDAWSIWASGLLFGAITGFATLMQADIERKNVALATAHEEVRALASTAERERISRDLHDLLGHTLTLVAVKAELAARLVGRDPAAAEREMQAVAATAREALSEVRTAVVGMKGASLAFELDKARQALSAAGVEANVSALTTDGHPGQEAVLAMALREGVTNVIRHAGASRCDITLSPSPSELVLTISDNGHGGRLDEGSGLKGMRSRLTAIGGTLELKSDKAGTRLVATAPLRAQGEGVS; this is encoded by the coding sequence GTGACGATCCAGGCGCGCGACATCGCCGACATGAACACGGGCGGTGCGTCGAGAAACATCAGTCAGGTCGGCGCGCCCGATCCCAACGCGCCGGTGGCGGGCGAGTCGTTCATCCGCCGGAACTGGAGCCTCGTGTTCCTAGTCTACCTGCCGTTCTATTTCATTTCCTGGCTGTACCGCACGCCAGACCCTCTGGAGGTGACCGCGTCCTTCATCGGCTTGGCGGTTTTCCTGGGGCTGTTCGCAAGCATTCACTTGCGGAAGAGACCACTGGCGCTCTGGCAGGTTCTGGCGATCTTCGGCGTGGGCCTGGCCCTTTCGCCGTTCAAGTCGACCTGGAGCGTCTACACGATCTACGCCATGGCCTATGCCGCGCGGCTACCGTCCCGCCGTGTCGCCCTGCGCGCCATGATCGGCATGCAGTTGGTCGTTCTGGTCGTGGGTCTGGCGTTCCTCCGAGACGCCTGGTCGATCTGGGCGTCGGGTCTGCTGTTTGGCGCGATCACCGGCTTCGCCACGCTGATGCAGGCCGATATCGAGCGGAAGAATGTGGCCCTGGCGACCGCGCACGAAGAGGTCCGGGCGCTTGCCAGCACCGCCGAGCGCGAGCGGATCTCGCGGGATCTGCACGACCTGCTGGGCCACACCCTGACCCTTGTGGCGGTGAAGGCCGAACTGGCTGCTCGGCTGGTCGGTCGCGACCCAGCGGCGGCGGAACGCGAGATGCAGGCGGTCGCCGCCACCGCCCGGGAAGCGTTGTCCGAGGTCCGCACCGCAGTGGTGGGGATGAAGGGCGCCTCTCTCGCCTTCGAGCTCGACAAGGCCCGCCAGGCCCTGAGCGCCGCCGGCGTCGAGGCCAACGTGTCAGCCCTGACCACCGACGGCCATCCCGGGCAGGAGGCTGTCCTGGCTATGGCGCTGCGCGAGGGCGTCACCAATGTGATCCGTCACGCCGGCGCCTCGCGTTGCGACATTACGCTGTCGCCCAGCCCGTCAGAGCTCGTGCTGACCATCTCGGACAATGGCCACGGCGGGCGGCTGGATGAAGGCTCGGGCCTGAAGGGGATGCGCTCACGCCTGACCGCTATCGGCGGGACCCTGGAACTCAAATCCGACAAGGCCGGCACGCGCCTGGTCGCCACGGCGCCGCTGCGCGCCCAAGGGGAGGGCGTGTCTTGA
- a CDS encoding UDP-glucuronic acid decarboxylase family protein, translated as MHTQRILVTGGAGFVGSHLCDRLLETGAEVLCVDNYYTGSRLNVAQNLSNPRFELLRHDVTMPLYVEVDQIYNLACPASPVHYQFDPVQTTKTSVHGAINMLGLAKRVKAKILQASTSEVYGDPTIHPQVESYWGNVNPIGLRSCYDEGKRCAETLFFDYWRQHKLRIKVARIFNTYGPRMHPNDGRVVSNFIVQALKGEDITLYGDGHQTRSFCYVDDLVDGLIRLMNTGDEVTGPINLGNPVEFTMKQLAELVLELTGSPSTIVHRPLPSDDPRQRQPDITLAKQVLDWTPTAPLKVGLMKTIEYFDGLLKAA; from the coding sequence ATGCACACGCAGAGAATCCTGGTCACGGGCGGCGCGGGCTTTGTCGGCTCGCATCTGTGCGACCGCTTGCTGGAGACCGGCGCCGAAGTGCTCTGCGTCGACAACTACTACACCGGCTCACGCCTGAACGTGGCGCAGAACCTTTCCAACCCGCGCTTTGAACTGCTGCGTCACGACGTGACCATGCCGCTCTATGTCGAGGTCGATCAGATCTACAATCTGGCCTGCCCCGCCAGCCCGGTGCACTACCAGTTCGACCCCGTGCAGACGACCAAGACCAGCGTCCACGGCGCGATCAACATGCTGGGCCTGGCCAAGCGCGTGAAGGCCAAGATCCTGCAGGCCTCGACCTCGGAAGTTTACGGCGATCCGACCATCCATCCGCAGGTCGAGAGCTACTGGGGCAACGTCAATCCGATCGGGCTGCGCTCGTGCTATGATGAGGGCAAGCGCTGCGCCGAGACCCTGTTCTTCGACTACTGGCGCCAGCACAAACTGCGCATCAAGGTGGCGCGGATCTTCAACACCTATGGCCCGCGCATGCATCCCAACGACGGGCGCGTGGTCTCGAACTTCATCGTCCAGGCGCTGAAGGGCGAGGACATCACCCTGTATGGCGACGGCCACCAGACCCGCTCGTTCTGCTATGTCGACGACTTGGTCGATGGCCTGATCCGGCTGATGAACACGGGCGACGAGGTGACCGGCCCGATCAATCTGGGCAATCCCGTTGAATTCACGATGAAGCAGTTGGCGGAGCTGGTCCTGGAACTGACCGGCAGCCCGTCGACGATCGTTCATCGTCCCCTGCCCTCCGACGACCCGCGCCAGCGCCAACCCGACATCACCCTGGCCAAGCAGGTGCTGGACTGGACGCCCACCGCGCCGCTCAAGGTGGGACTGATGAAGACGATCGAGTATTTCGACGGCCTGCTGAAGGCCGCGTAG
- a CDS encoding TonB-dependent receptor, with product MIRRLALLSLLFATVSAPALAQEVEAISVWGQRANDLGRATSASEGRIAYADFASRPLLRPGELIEAVPGLAATQHSGAGKANQYFLRGFNLDHGTDLAASLDGVPLNLPSHGHGQGYLDLNVLTPEFVHDISFKKGPYSAENGDFATAGAVAFETADHLHGDGLQVWAGENDYYRAVGSKALTSNVLVAADVTTNDGAWTQSEDLRKINLLGRAIVNGWSITALAYDARWTATDQIPRRAVESGVLDRLDTVDATDGGTTSRYMLSARKRDLLRGLDTVAYVQRYTLDVFSNFTYFLDDPVNGDQFEQVDQRWIYGGAITKRWALGQGWSARTGVTARVDDIGQVGLYRTTARQRRATVRQDALTQWSTAVWGEASKRFGLLDVTAGLRADAMGADVKAGDPRNAGTVSDVLLSPKLTLAWRVSKTFELYADAGRGFHSNDARGAVITVDPVSGDPADRAPLISPTDGAELGLRWRRDDLTLTAAAWALHVDSELVYVGDAGFTEASGATRRRGIELLADWRPTARLNLTASYAGTHARFTNGDRIPNAVASVFTGGASWKLGPTSSVTLTYRRLGAAPLIEDNSVRSRPTGLVNALFVRDFGSASLMVEVLNLANSRRDDIAYFYASRLPGEPADGVEDVHFHPVEPRAIRAGMKIKF from the coding sequence ATGATCCGTCGTCTTGCGCTCCTATCGCTGCTTTTCGCCACCGTTTCAGCGCCGGCCCTCGCCCAGGAGGTCGAAGCGATCTCGGTGTGGGGCCAGCGCGCCAATGATCTGGGCCGCGCGACCTCGGCCAGCGAGGGGCGTATCGCCTATGCCGACTTCGCCTCACGGCCGCTGCTGCGTCCAGGCGAACTGATCGAGGCGGTGCCGGGCCTGGCCGCCACCCAGCACTCGGGCGCGGGCAAGGCCAACCAGTACTTCCTGCGCGGCTTCAACCTGGATCACGGGACCGACCTGGCCGCCTCGCTCGACGGCGTACCGCTGAACCTGCCCTCGCACGGCCATGGCCAAGGCTATCTGGACCTGAACGTCCTGACGCCCGAATTCGTTCACGACATCAGCTTCAAGAAGGGACCCTACTCGGCCGAGAACGGCGATTTCGCCACCGCCGGGGCGGTGGCCTTCGAAACCGCCGACCACCTGCACGGCGACGGCTTGCAGGTCTGGGCCGGCGAGAACGACTACTATCGCGCCGTCGGCTCCAAGGCCCTGACCAGCAACGTCCTGGTCGCCGCCGACGTCACCACCAACGACGGCGCCTGGACCCAGTCCGAGGACCTCAGAAAGATCAACCTGCTGGGCCGCGCCATCGTCAACGGCTGGTCGATCACCGCCCTGGCCTATGACGCGCGCTGGACCGCCACCGACCAGATCCCGCGCCGGGCGGTCGAGTCGGGTGTTCTGGACCGCCTCGACACCGTGGACGCCACCGATGGCGGGACCACCTCGCGCTACATGCTGTCAGCGCGGAAACGCGACCTGCTGCGCGGCCTCGACACGGTGGCCTATGTCCAGCGCTACACGCTCGATGTGTTCTCGAACTTCACCTACTTCCTCGATGATCCGGTCAATGGCGACCAGTTCGAGCAGGTCGATCAGCGCTGGATCTATGGCGGCGCGATCACCAAGCGCTGGGCCCTGGGCCAGGGCTGGAGCGCGCGCACCGGAGTCACCGCGCGGGTCGACGACATCGGCCAGGTGGGCCTCTATCGGACCACGGCCAGGCAACGGCGCGCGACCGTGCGCCAGGACGCCCTGACCCAGTGGTCGACCGCCGTCTGGGGCGAGGCCTCCAAGCGCTTTGGCCTGCTTGACGTGACCGCCGGACTGCGCGCCGACGCGATGGGCGCCGACGTGAAGGCCGGCGATCCGCGCAACGCCGGAACGGTCAGCGATGTCCTGCTGTCGCCGAAGCTGACGCTGGCTTGGCGGGTCTCCAAGACCTTCGAGCTCTATGCGGACGCGGGGCGCGGCTTCCACTCGAACGACGCCCGGGGCGCGGTGATCACGGTCGACCCCGTCTCCGGCGATCCGGCCGACCGCGCGCCGCTGATCTCGCCGACAGACGGGGCGGAGCTGGGTCTGCGCTGGCGTCGCGATGACCTGACCCTGACGGCCGCCGCCTGGGCGCTGCACGTCGACTCCGAGCTCGTCTATGTCGGTGACGCCGGCTTCACTGAGGCCTCTGGGGCGACCCGCCGCCGGGGGATCGAGCTCCTGGCCGATTGGCGGCCCACGGCGCGGCTGAACCTGACCGCGTCCTATGCCGGAACCCATGCCCGTTTCACCAACGGCGACCGGATCCCCAACGCCGTGGCCTCGGTGTTCACCGGCGGGGCGAGTTGGAAACTGGGTCCGACCTCCAGCGTGACCCTGACCTATCGCCGCCTGGGCGCAGCTCCGTTGATCGAGGACAACTCCGTACGCTCGCGCCCCACGGGGCTGGTCAATGCGCTGTTCGTGCGGGACTTCGGTTCGGCCAGCCTGATGGTCGAGGTGCTGAATCTGGCCAACAGCCGCCGCGACGACATCGCCTATTTCTACGCCTCGCGCCTGCCCGGAGAGCCGGCGGACGGCGTGGAGGACGTGCATTTCCACCCGGTCGAGCCTCGCGCCATCCGGGCGGGCATGAAGATTAAATTCTGA
- a CDS encoding response regulator transcription factor produces MIRVVIAEDQKMVLGALSALLEMEGDIQVVGRAPDGAVALDLVRAEKPDVLISDIEMPNLTGIDVAARLKADGAGTRVLIVTTFGRPGYLRRAMDAGVKGYLLKDGPSSVLAAAVRTIAAGGRAIAPELSEAVWDAEPDPLTDREREILRLAEEGRSNKDIADVLDLSPGTVRNYLSEAAQKLGAANRVEAGRIARSNGWL; encoded by the coding sequence TTGATCCGCGTCGTCATCGCCGAAGACCAGAAGATGGTGCTGGGGGCTCTCAGCGCCCTTCTGGAAATGGAGGGCGACATCCAGGTGGTCGGCCGCGCGCCGGATGGCGCTGTGGCTCTGGACCTTGTCCGCGCGGAGAAGCCCGACGTGCTGATCTCCGACATCGAGATGCCCAATCTCACCGGCATCGATGTCGCCGCGCGCCTGAAGGCCGACGGCGCCGGCACCCGGGTGCTGATCGTCACGACCTTCGGCCGGCCCGGTTATCTGCGCCGGGCGATGGACGCGGGCGTGAAGGGCTATCTGCTGAAAGATGGGCCGAGCAGCGTGCTGGCGGCGGCGGTGCGGACGATCGCGGCCGGCGGTCGGGCCATCGCGCCTGAGCTGTCGGAAGCGGTCTGGGACGCCGAGCCTGATCCGCTGACCGACCGCGAGCGCGAGATCCTGCGGCTGGCCGAGGAGGGCCGGTCCAACAAGGACATCGCCGATGTGTTGGATCTCTCGCCCGGCACGGTTCGCAACTATCTCTCCGAGGCGGCGCAGAAGCTGGGCGCCGCGAACCGCGTGGAGGCGGGCCGTATCGCGCGGTCGAACGGCTGGCTGTAG
- a CDS encoding ABC transporter ATP-binding protein gives MADAVPGDLGSIETEPTMSPQSTEPPIAILSKVLKRRGATLALNGLDLAIRPGQCVALLGPNGAGKSTSVALLTGRLRPDAGEAFLFGGDPRTLASRGRMGVMLQSAGLPNTLSVREQIDLFRGYYRKPRPLDEVVRLAGLEGLEKRRCGALSGGQQRRVQFALAIAGRPDFLVLDEPTTGMDIDARRALWSAVRSEIARGCAVLLTTHHLDEAEALADRIVVIDHGQVIADGTPEAIKSRVSGVAIRCRTRLSDAELASLARVTGVSRDGGKVTLLTTSAPATLRELLARDETVDDLTVSGASLEDAVDRLVQAGQAAAPQRQTKVA, from the coding sequence ATGGCGGACGCCGTCCCGGGCGATCTTGGCTCCATAGAGACGGAGCCGACCATGTCACCCCAATCCACCGAGCCGCCGATCGCGATCCTCAGCAAGGTTCTCAAACGCCGGGGCGCGACCCTGGCGCTGAACGGCCTGGACCTCGCCATCCGTCCCGGCCAGTGCGTCGCCCTGCTGGGGCCGAACGGCGCGGGCAAGAGCACCAGCGTCGCCCTGTTGACGGGCCGCCTGCGACCTGACGCAGGGGAGGCGTTCCTGTTCGGCGGCGATCCTCGGACGCTGGCGAGCCGGGGTCGCATGGGCGTGATGCTGCAGAGCGCCGGGCTGCCCAACACTCTGAGCGTTCGCGAGCAGATCGACCTGTTCCGGGGCTATTATCGCAAACCGCGCCCGCTGGATGAGGTGGTTCGCCTGGCCGGCCTCGAGGGGCTGGAAAAGCGCCGCTGCGGCGCGCTGTCGGGCGGTCAGCAGCGCCGCGTCCAGTTCGCCTTGGCCATCGCCGGGCGCCCCGACTTTCTCGTGCTGGACGAGCCGACGACCGGCATGGATATCGACGCCCGCCGCGCGCTCTGGAGCGCGGTGCGGTCCGAGATCGCGCGCGGCTGCGCCGTGCTGCTGACCACCCACCATCTGGACGAGGCCGAGGCCCTGGCGGACCGCATCGTGGTCATCGACCACGGCCAGGTGATCGCCGATGGCACGCCCGAAGCCATCAAGTCCCGTGTATCGGGCGTCGCGATCCGCTGTCGGACGCGTCTGTCTGACGCCGAGCTGGCGTCCCTGGCGCGGGTCACCGGTGTCAGCCGCGACGGCGGCAAGGTCACGCTGCTGACCACCTCGGCCCCCGCCACCCTGCGTGAACTGCTCGCGCGCGATGAAACCGTGGATGACCTGACGGTCTCCGGCGCGTCGCTGGAAGACGCCGTCGATCGCCTCGTCCAAGCCGGCCAAGCGGCCGCCCCGCAACGTCAAACCAAGGTCGCCTGA